The following are encoded in a window of Brevibacillus sp. DP1.3A genomic DNA:
- a CDS encoding NupC/NupG family nucleoside CNT transporter yields the protein MNYIIAGIGLITVFLLAWLASSNKKRIRYRPILIMILIQIVFGLLLLRTNIGLILISGVASSFSVLLEYAYEGINFVFGGIANPGASPFFLQVLLPIVFVSALIGILQYTRILPLFIHYVGLVLSKVNGMGKLESYNAIASAIVGQSEVFITVKKQLGAIPENRLYTLCASAMSTVSMSIVGSFMTMLKPEYVVAALVLNLFGGFIIASIITPYEVKPEDDLLDQEKEERQAFFEMLGEYILDGFKVAVVVAAMLLGFIAIIAMVNGLFSAVFGISFQALLGYAFAPLAFLMGVPWHEAVQAGSIMATKIVANEFVAILDFTKIQGQLSERTVAIVSVFLISFANFGSIGTIVGAVKGLNERQGNVVARFGLKLLYGATLVSILSGIIISIVV from the coding sequence ATGAATTATATCATCGCAGGTATAGGTTTGATCACGGTATTTTTGCTTGCTTGGCTGGCAAGTAGTAATAAAAAACGTATTCGGTATCGTCCTATCCTCATCATGATTCTGATTCAGATCGTGTTTGGCTTGTTGCTGTTGCGAACCAATATTGGACTCATTTTAATATCAGGAGTTGCCAGCAGTTTTTCCGTACTCCTGGAGTATGCCTACGAGGGGATCAATTTTGTTTTCGGTGGCATTGCGAATCCGGGTGCGTCGCCATTTTTCTTACAAGTGTTGCTGCCCATTGTGTTCGTATCTGCACTGATAGGCATTCTGCAATACACGAGGATCCTCCCTTTATTTATTCATTATGTAGGACTTGTGTTGAGCAAAGTGAATGGTATGGGAAAATTGGAGTCGTATAATGCGATTGCCTCAGCGATCGTCGGGCAGTCCGAAGTGTTTATTACCGTGAAAAAGCAGCTTGGTGCTATACCCGAAAACAGGCTGTATACATTGTGCGCCTCTGCGATGTCCACCGTGTCTATGTCGATCGTGGGTTCCTTCATGACCATGCTCAAACCGGAGTATGTAGTAGCTGCGTTGGTACTTAATTTATTTGGTGGTTTTATCATTGCTTCCATTATTACGCCGTATGAAGTGAAGCCGGAAGATGATTTGCTCGATCAAGAAAAAGAAGAGAGACAGGCCTTCTTTGAAATGCTCGGGGAGTACATTCTGGATGGATTTAAAGTAGCCGTAGTCGTGGCCGCGATGTTGCTCGGATTTATTGCAATCATTGCGATGGTGAACGGGTTATTCAGTGCGGTATTCGGTATCTCGTTCCAAGCGTTGTTAGGGTATGCCTTTGCTCCCCTCGCTTTTCTCATGGGGGTTCCATGGCACGAAGCCGTACAAGCGGGAAGTATCATGGCCACTAAAATAGTGGCGAACGAGTTTGTCGCCATCCTCGACTTTACGAAAATTCAAGGTCAGTTAAGCGAAAGAACGGTCGCCATCGTGTCAGTGTTTTTGATCTCGTTTGCAAACTTTGGCTCGATCGGGACAATTGTTGGCGCGGTAAAAGGCTTGAATGAAAGGCAAGGAAATGTCGTCGCCCGGTTTGGACTGAAGCTGTTGTATGGGGCAACACTCGTCAGCATTTTGTCAGGGATTATCATCAGCATTGTGGTGTGA
- a CDS encoding RidA family protein has translation MQNDKRITFINPETMPPTFGYTHAVEVRNARTIYVSGQVALNKEGQVVGTGDLAAQTKQVFENIRFALEASGVSFDHVVKLTFFVTDISKMHIVREIRDQYVNTETPPASSAVEVSKLIRDELLIEIEAIAVADI, from the coding sequence ATGCAGAATGATAAGCGAATCACATTCATTAACCCTGAAACAATGCCACCTACTTTTGGCTACACCCATGCGGTGGAGGTTCGAAATGCACGGACGATTTATGTATCGGGTCAGGTGGCTCTCAACAAGGAAGGCCAAGTGGTCGGCACAGGCGATTTAGCTGCACAGACGAAACAAGTTTTCGAAAATATCCGATTCGCGTTAGAAGCGTCAGGAGTCAGCTTTGATCATGTGGTGAAATTGACTTTTTTCGTGACCGACATCTCCAAGATGCACATTGTCCGTGAGATTCGAGATCAGTATGTGAATACAGAAACCCCACCAGCGAGCTCTGCCGTTGAAGTGAGCAAACTCATCAGGGACGAGTTGTTGATTGAGATTGAGGCCATCGCCGTGGCAGATATATAG
- a CDS encoding peptidase domain-containing ABC transporter: MNDERQDKQDHRWRVPFIEQMQQTECGACCLAMIMHYYKSSISMYDLREALGSGRDGTSLFQLKKTAEQLQFTAKCYQSDLALLETLQLPSIITWDEHHYVVLERIKHKKDSSEKKYTIIDPAIGRKHLNEESFMSHFHGYVLELNPTANFERVKTANVWATMFRLILQNKQLFVLVFLVTAVLQLCAIAMPILIQQLIDKVIMPANTTMMSVMALGILIMLVTSSLFTYIRGRVLITMHNVLDSLLQINFFQHLLKLPYSFFMLRSIGDLLFRANSLNMIRELISGSIIRGVLDVLMLIALFIYMSIQSTSLALLVVALSLINILAVVFTKKVIAEWNQRQILAGTNVQSVQTEMLLGIFHIKTSGIEESMFEKWRHHFKNLLDIYRSKERITNVLVTMTSLLQLAAPLIILWLGAYHVFDGVISLGMLIAIQSIASQFFGVSGSLVGTVNSFILTTSYLKRVQDVLDAPTEHYDGRQKIELTGKIELENVSYAYSKFSDQTLCDISLHIKPGQKVAIIGQSGAGKSTLVNLLIGLFEPTAGRICYDGIDSQNLDMQHIRKQIGTVPQSIYLFNRSILDNIRFSAPEATIEDVMEAAKAAQIHDEIMQMPMKYHTMISEMGMNLSGGQRQRIALAKALLTKPTVLLLDEATSSLDHLNEERIDRYLSDIACTRIVIAHRLTTVMNSDVILVLDQGRISAIGTHEQLLEKSAYYRRYYGDLAAV, encoded by the coding sequence ATGAATGATGAGAGGCAAGATAAACAAGATCACCGATGGCGCGTACCATTCATTGAACAGATGCAGCAAACGGAGTGTGGGGCTTGCTGTTTGGCAATGATCATGCATTACTATAAGAGTAGCATAAGTATGTATGATTTACGTGAAGCGCTAGGCAGTGGACGTGATGGGACTAGTTTGTTTCAGTTGAAGAAGACAGCAGAACAGCTTCAGTTTACAGCAAAATGTTATCAGTCAGATTTGGCATTGTTAGAGACTTTACAGTTACCATCTATTATTACTTGGGATGAACATCATTACGTAGTTTTGGAGCGAATCAAACATAAGAAAGATTCAAGCGAGAAGAAGTATACGATTATTGACCCTGCTATAGGACGCAAGCATTTGAATGAAGAATCCTTTATGAGCCACTTTCATGGCTACGTTTTAGAACTTAATCCAACGGCAAACTTCGAGCGTGTAAAGACAGCCAATGTCTGGGCTACTATGTTCAGACTTATCCTTCAGAATAAACAATTGTTCGTTCTGGTATTTTTAGTAACTGCTGTCTTACAATTGTGTGCCATCGCAATGCCAATATTAATTCAGCAATTGATCGACAAGGTGATTATGCCTGCAAATACTACGATGATGAGTGTTATGGCACTGGGTATTCTCATCATGTTAGTCACCTCATCTTTGTTTACCTATATTCGGGGCAGAGTACTTATTACCATGCACAATGTTTTGGATTCGTTGTTACAGATTAATTTTTTTCAACATTTGCTGAAACTCCCCTATAGCTTCTTTATGCTTCGTTCTATAGGAGATCTGCTATTTCGGGCTAACTCGTTGAATATGATACGTGAACTTATTTCTGGAAGTATCATTCGTGGGGTATTAGATGTATTGATGTTAATCGCTCTTTTCATATATATGTCGATACAATCTACTTCCTTGGCATTGTTAGTTGTTGCTTTATCATTAATCAATATTCTTGCAGTTGTATTTACTAAGAAGGTAATCGCTGAATGGAATCAGCGTCAGATTCTTGCAGGAACTAATGTACAATCGGTGCAAACGGAGATGCTATTGGGGATATTTCATATTAAGACGAGTGGTATTGAAGAGAGTATGTTTGAGAAGTGGCGACATCATTTCAAAAACTTACTTGATATTTATCGCAGTAAAGAACGGATTACAAACGTACTAGTGACAATGACAAGTCTACTACAGCTAGCAGCACCGCTTATCATATTGTGGTTGGGTGCATATCATGTCTTTGATGGAGTCATATCACTAGGAATGCTTATTGCGATTCAATCCATAGCAAGTCAGTTTTTTGGAGTAAGTGGTAGTTTGGTCGGGACAGTTAACAGCTTTATTCTCACAACTTCATATTTAAAACGTGTTCAAGATGTACTTGATGCTCCAACTGAACATTATGATGGCAGACAAAAAATAGAATTGACAGGGAAGATTGAATTAGAAAATGTATCCTATGCATATTCGAAGTTCTCTGATCAAACATTGTGTGATATTAGTCTGCACATTAAGCCTGGTCAGAAGGTGGCGATTATTGGTCAATCTGGTGCAGGAAAGTCGACTTTAGTCAATCTGCTGATTGGTTTATTTGAACCAACAGCTGGTCGCATTTGCTATGATGGCATAGATTCACAAAATTTAGATATGCAGCATATACGGAAGCAGATTGGTACTGTGCCCCAGAGTATTTACTTATTTAATCGCAGTATCCTAGATAATATTCGATTTTCTGCACCTGAAGCAACAATAGAAGATGTGATGGAGGCAGCAAAAGCTGCTCAAATTCATGATGAAATCATGCAGATGCCGATGAAGTATCATACCATGATAAGTGAAATGGGGATGAATCTATCAGGTGGTCAACGGCAACGGATTGCATTAGCGAAGGCACTGCTAACGAAACCGACAGTCTTATTGCTTGACGAAGCCACAAGTTCACTTGATCATTTAAACGAAGAGAGAATTGATCGTTATTTGTCTGATATTGCATGCACACGCATCGTTATTGCTCATCGCTTAACTACCGTGATGAATAGTGATGTTATTCTTGTATTAGACCAAGGACGCATCAGTGCTATAGGGACACATGAACAATTATTGGAGAAGTCAGCTTATTATCGACGCTACTATGGTGATCTAGCCGCAGTGTGA